In Longimicrobium sp., one genomic interval encodes:
- a CDS encoding antibiotic biosynthesis monooxygenase — MIARIWRGETRAEDGDAYALYLRKTGEAECRAVPGNRGVMILRGPSSPRPPSPEPQEKGENDERTEFVFVSFWDSMDAVRAFSGEETERARYYPEDERWLLSLDPEVRHFEVASADPPLFAS; from the coding sequence ATGATCGCGCGTATCTGGCGCGGCGAGACGCGCGCGGAGGACGGGGACGCGTACGCCCTCTATCTCCGCAAGACCGGCGAGGCGGAGTGCCGCGCCGTCCCCGGCAACCGCGGCGTGATGATCCTGCGCGGCCCCTCATCCCCCCGGCCCCCTTCTCCCGAACCGCAGGAGAAGGGGGAGAACGACGAACGCACGGAGTTCGTCTTCGTCTCCTTCTGGGACTCGATGGATGCGGTGCGCGCCTTCAGTGGCGAGGAGACGGAGCGCGCCCGCTACTATCCCGAGGACGAGCGCTGGCTGCTTTCGCTCGATCCCGAGGTGCGGCACTTCGAGGTGGCGAGCGCGGATCCGCCGCTCTTCGCAAGCTGA
- a CDS encoding M23 family metallopeptidase: MPGSRWTLMLVPHDNERVRSFQVSWKDVRAVVSAFLLVVFLLGTFTVAFFVKQSQHVRSGALRHENELLAAEVDQMRQEMEQLNRSIETLGQKDEQYRVMSGLNALGPDVRHTSGGANQSVAEQALMRLNPEVGGRLTAASTNLDALARRAAQLRASMDQALSALQRNRDRLASTPTIAPAKGPLSSLFSPGRYHPVLRITRPHKGIDIAARVGEPIMAPARGVVRFAGNKGNGYGNMVEIDHGYGYVTRFAHASRLLVHTGQEVKRGDLIALVGATGLVSGPHLHYEVEIEGRQVDPLNFIVADAIPD; the protein is encoded by the coding sequence ATGCCAGGATCTCGCTGGACGCTCATGCTCGTCCCGCACGACAACGAGCGCGTCCGCTCCTTCCAGGTCTCGTGGAAAGACGTCCGGGCCGTGGTCTCGGCCTTCCTTCTCGTCGTATTCCTGCTCGGCACCTTCACCGTAGCCTTCTTCGTCAAGCAGAGCCAGCACGTCCGCTCCGGCGCCCTCCGGCACGAGAACGAGCTGCTGGCCGCCGAGGTCGACCAGATGCGCCAGGAGATGGAGCAGCTCAACCGCTCCATCGAGACGCTGGGGCAGAAGGACGAGCAGTACCGCGTGATGAGCGGGCTGAACGCGCTGGGGCCCGACGTGCGCCACACCAGCGGCGGCGCCAACCAGAGCGTGGCCGAGCAGGCGCTGATGCGGCTGAACCCCGAGGTGGGCGGCCGGCTGACGGCGGCCAGCACCAACCTCGACGCGCTCGCCCGCCGCGCGGCGCAGCTGCGCGCCAGCATGGACCAGGCGCTGTCGGCGCTGCAGCGCAACCGCGACCGCCTGGCCTCGACGCCCACCATCGCCCCCGCCAAGGGGCCGCTCTCCTCGCTGTTCAGCCCCGGCCGCTACCACCCCGTCCTGCGCATCACCCGCCCGCACAAGGGAATCGACATCGCCGCGCGCGTGGGCGAGCCGATCATGGCACCGGCGCGCGGGGTCGTGCGCTTCGCGGGGAACAAGGGGAACGGCTACGGCAACATGGTGGAGATCGACCACGGCTACGGCTACGTGACGCGCTTCGCCCACGCCAGCCGTCTCCTGGTCCACACCGGGCAGGAGGTCAAGCGCGGCGACCTGATCGCCCTGGTCGGCGCCACCGGCCTGGTCAGCGGCCCGCACCTGC